The window GCAATAGCACTAATATTTTCTTCTATTTTACATCCTGATGGGATTTTAAATAGTTTTTTGAAAGCAATAAATATGGACTTTTTAGTAAATAATTGGCTCACAGATCCAAATTTAGTCATGTTTTCAGTTTCGAGTATAGAAGTGTGGAAGTGGACAGGATTTACAATGGTTATTTTGCTAGCCGGGCTTCAATCAATACCAACTGAATATTATGAAGCATGTAAGATAGATGGTGCAACTGGCTTTGATAAGTTTAGATATATTACATTTCCACTTTTAATGCCTTCATTTAATAATGCACTAATTATTTGTCTGGTTGGTGGACTTAAGGTTTTTGATATAGTTTATGCACTGACTGGAGGAGGCCCTGGTAATGCCAGTGAAGTTTTAAATACTTATGTTTTTAAGGCATATGGAAGAGGTTATTATGGGGAGGCATGTGCAGCCAGTGTTATTATAGGTGTGTTAATTGCAACGATAAGTTTATTTACATTAAAACCATTAAGATCAAAGGAGGTTGAAATGTAATATGTTAAAAAAGCTGAAAACTAAATTATTGGACATCTTTATTTTAATATTAACTATACCAATACTTGTTCCATTTTATATGTTGGTAGTAAACTC is drawn from Xylanivirga thermophila and contains these coding sequences:
- a CDS encoding carbohydrate ABC transporter permease → MILGLFLAIVLNREIRTANIMRSIYFMPAIISNVAIALIFSSILHPDGILNSFLKAINMDFLVNNWLTDPNLVMFSVSSIEVWKWTGFTMVILLAGLQSIPTEYYEACKIDGATGFDKFRYITFPLLMPSFNNALIICLVGGLKVFDIVYALTGGGPGNASEVLNTYVFKAYGRGYYGEACAASVIIGVLIATISLFTLKPLRSKEVEM